The following proteins are co-located in the Sulfurospirillum deleyianum DSM 6946 genome:
- a CDS encoding heavy-metal-associated domain-containing protein: MRSIFMLLIASVLFAQEEVVILVASMHCPLCTTAVKKALKNVQGVESLKVTLQSKKAVIVAEEGIEDKVYLDAVKTTGYEGVIVSRTSIKAKN; this comes from the coding sequence ATGAGGTCTATTTTTATGCTTTTAATAGCAAGCGTGTTATTCGCACAAGAAGAAGTCGTTATTTTGGTTGCTAGTATGCACTGTCCTTTATGCACCACGGCGGTGAAAAAAGCACTTAAAAATGTACAAGGCGTTGAAAGCTTAAAAGTCACACTTCAGAGTAAAAAAGCGGTGATTGTTGCTGAAGAGGGGATTGAAGATAAGGTCTATTTGGATGCGGTAAAAACAACGGGATATGAGGGCGTGATAGTATCACGCACCTCAATAAAAGCGAAAAATTAA
- a CDS encoding transglutaminase-like domain-containing protein produces MQRRAFIKGCVALGASGVILPHVSILEASESTGKKRIFQVKNSYNLQHENVKAHTKLWVPLPLESEFQKVSDFKFSSNATNAFVTDKNSYKARTLYAEWKNGGEKLLEVSYTVTTYERNADLSKATASTKYPKEVAHYLKPTAHIPTSGKVKELAQKITQNAKTPLEKAKAVYLWVTENMYRDNSVVGCGVGDAGKAIEQNIMGGKCTDISSVFVALLRSAGVPAREMFGIRLGSSRFSKACGSSDEKGLAKITGAEHCRAEFYIDGCGWIPCDPADVTKVILTEKMTLNDPLVKEVRAYFFGNWEMNWMGYNTARDFILEPKPAQIPLNMFGYPYAEVEDEVLDYYAPASFRYSFVSQEKR; encoded by the coding sequence ATGCAAAGAAGAGCATTTATAAAAGGGTGTGTGGCTTTAGGTGCGAGTGGGGTTATCCTCCCTCACGTTTCCATCTTAGAAGCGAGTGAGTCCACAGGTAAAAAGCGTATTTTTCAGGTAAAAAATAGTTATAACCTACAACATGAAAATGTCAAAGCACATACAAAACTCTGGGTTCCACTTCCTTTAGAGAGTGAATTTCAAAAAGTGAGCGATTTTAAATTTAGCTCCAATGCGACCAACGCTTTTGTAACCGATAAAAACAGCTATAAAGCTAGAACGCTTTATGCGGAGTGGAAAAATGGCGGTGAGAAACTTTTGGAGGTAAGCTACACCGTTACCACGTATGAACGCAATGCTGACCTCTCAAAAGCTACCGCTTCGACAAAATACCCCAAAGAGGTTGCGCACTATCTCAAACCTACTGCACACATTCCAACCAGTGGAAAAGTTAAAGAGTTAGCCCAAAAAATTACTCAAAATGCTAAAACACCCCTAGAAAAAGCCAAAGCGGTTTATCTGTGGGTCACAGAAAATATGTACCGTGATAACAGTGTAGTAGGTTGCGGTGTGGGCGATGCGGGTAAGGCGATTGAGCAAAACATCATGGGTGGAAAATGTACCGACATCAGCTCTGTATTTGTAGCACTTCTTAGAAGTGCGGGTGTGCCTGCTCGTGAGATGTTTGGTATTCGTCTGGGCAGTTCTCGTTTTTCAAAAGCGTGTGGAAGCAGTGATGAGAAAGGCTTAGCAAAAATCACAGGGGCGGAGCATTGTCGAGCGGAATTTTACATCGATGGATGCGGATGGATTCCGTGCGATCCTGCGGATGTCACCAAAGTGATTTTAACAGAAAAAATGACGTTAAATGACCCACTCGTTAAAGAAGTGCGTGCGTATTTCTTTGGAAATTGGGAGATGAACTGGATGGGATATAACACCGCACGTGATTTTATCTTAGAGCCAAAACCTGCGCAAATACCGCTTAATATGTTTGGCTACCCTTACGCTGAGGTCGAAGATGAGGTGCTAGACTACTACGCTCCAGCTTCCTTTCGTTACAGTTTTGTCTCTCAAGAGAAACGCTAA
- a CDS encoding response regulator transcription factor produces the protein MMNILMIEDDIELGQLLQESLLQEAIQTTLACTPLEGLTALQNGFFDALVLDLSLPQIDGLEICRIVHQSLPNLPIIISSARSDMNDKVMGFERGADDFLPKPYDPRELAFRLRAILRRGSSVQEQGVPAFVMDEERHLIKRGKEALKLTQAEYDIVAYMLKKEGFVISREELLLNIGSIKYESSLKSIDVIMGRIRQKIGDDPKKPRFILSVRGVGYKFVNA, from the coding sequence ATGATGAATATATTGATGATTGAAGATGATATAGAACTAGGGCAACTTCTGCAAGAGTCGCTTTTGCAAGAGGCTATTCAAACCACGTTGGCATGTACGCCTTTGGAGGGTTTAACCGCTTTGCAAAATGGTTTTTTTGACGCACTCGTGCTTGACCTCTCACTCCCCCAAATCGACGGACTTGAAATTTGCCGTATTGTGCATCAAAGCCTACCCAATCTTCCGATTATTATCTCTTCTGCACGCTCCGATATGAACGATAAAGTGATGGGTTTTGAGCGGGGAGCGGATGATTTTTTACCCAAACCTTACGACCCAAGAGAGCTTGCTTTTAGACTTCGAGCCATTTTAAGACGTGGTTCAAGTGTTCAAGAACAGGGTGTTCCAGCTTTTGTGATGGATGAAGAGCGTCATCTAATTAAGCGTGGCAAAGAGGCGCTAAAGCTCACGCAAGCCGAATATGACATTGTGGCGTATATGCTTAAAAAAGAGGGCTTTGTTATCTCACGAGAGGAGTTACTCTTAAACATTGGCTCCATCAAGTATGAGAGCAGTTTAAAAAGCATTGATGTCATTATGGGGCGGATTCGTCAAAAAATAGGCGATGACCCCAAAAAACCACGCTTTATTCTCTCGGTGCGAGGGGTGGGTTATAAGTTTGTCAATGCGTAA
- a CDS encoding beta-ketoacyl-[acyl-carrier-protein] synthase family protein: MTSLMQQNSVFITAFESACCAGLSCEALFEAICAHQSGIGCYEGYVHDKVVALGKISHEESRKRLLHQVCEAVRIQRGLEHFHDTLLVVGSSVGGMQRTEEIFFHDHSYVRIDPKGHIIHTIASSLHEVYGFKDDISFSTACTSSANALGYAYEVMKKGVYQRVLVVGFDTLSSTTILGFDALGVLSTQPCRPFDEARQGMNVSEGIAVLLLEHAPTKGCVQLKGVGYSSDAHHMAQPSPHGEGAIKAMQNALACEGILPEEVAYINAHGTGTQANDKSEACAIEELFGAQPFVSSTKSITGHTLGASGALEAIICAMALQKQIIPPSTALQTPENKALQFVYEPCSMPFRYALSNSLAFGGNNTSLLLGVLHEG; the protein is encoded by the coding sequence TTGACTTCATTAATGCAGCAAAATAGTGTTTTTATTACGGCGTTTGAATCTGCGTGTTGTGCAGGTTTGAGCTGTGAAGCTTTATTTGAAGCCATTTGTGCGCATCAAAGTGGTATTGGGTGCTACGAGGGTTATGTTCACGATAAAGTAGTTGCTTTAGGAAAAATTTCTCATGAAGAGTCCCGCAAGAGGCTCTTGCATCAGGTGTGTGAGGCTGTTCGTATACAAAGAGGTTTAGAGCATTTTCACGACACGCTTTTGGTGGTGGGCTCATCTGTGGGTGGTATGCAACGTACGGAGGAAATTTTTTTTCATGACCACTCGTATGTGCGGATTGATCCCAAAGGGCATATCATTCACACGATTGCTTCATCTTTGCATGAAGTGTATGGGTTTAAGGATGATATCTCTTTTTCTACCGCTTGTACCTCTAGTGCCAATGCGCTGGGTTATGCGTATGAAGTGATGAAGAAAGGGGTCTATCAACGTGTGTTGGTTGTGGGATTTGATACCCTCTCTTCTACGACCATTTTAGGCTTTGACGCACTAGGTGTGTTAAGCACACAACCGTGTCGTCCTTTTGATGAAGCACGTCAAGGGATGAATGTCTCTGAGGGCATTGCGGTTTTACTGCTTGAACATGCGCCAACAAAGGGGTGTGTACAGCTCAAAGGTGTTGGATATAGCTCGGATGCGCATCATATGGCACAACCCTCTCCTCATGGAGAAGGTGCTATAAAGGCGATGCAAAATGCTTTGGCGTGTGAGGGTATTTTACCAGAAGAAGTGGCGTATATTAATGCTCATGGTACGGGAACACAGGCAAACGATAAGAGTGAAGCTTGTGCGATTGAAGAGCTTTTTGGTGCTCAGCCCTTTGTGAGTTCTACCAAGTCGATTACGGGACATACCCTAGGTGCGTCGGGGGCTCTTGAAGCGATTATTTGCGCAATGGCGCTTCAAAAGCAGATCATTCCACCGAGTACTGCTTTGCAAACCCCTGAAAATAAGGCGTTACAGTTTGTTTATGAGCCATGCTCCATGCCGTTTCGTTATGCACTGAGTAACTCCTTAGCCTTTGGAGGCAATAACACGTCACTGCTTTTGGGGGTTTTGCATGAAGGTTAA
- a CDS encoding CobW family GTP-binding protein: MNLLELYPSSFDGSFEDYRAFMRSVLIKGSYDGMLKKLTGYKGMYLCQQPKECWTLKFDQFEGIFGMVLVEVNEGFGTFYLYYFPSPDEPLLDKCSLSEALVAHDKDYREKIRSFALYPELLEQFCIGSLSLHVTMASQSLLLFYESVLRERVYAKEGVLTKDKRYVIEPEGLDKDVPSFRLLLPIMNFLNTTLSRIATEAPSYFELFKKREKSMMYDGKGVFTCKEDAPTLKLFIALGYGDDSFDSSMEQLLMGRHVEVMHERMSLNAFLQKAPWYDLSETPLGSIARTSSRGVKPKMVVVTGFLGSGKTNFLQNYIEYETEKNRFVGIIQNEIGKTGLDGKLVDYDYSLVEMDEGCVCCSLAGQLRAGVNTLMSKTYPDTILLETTGVANPFNLLSELHELEDVVDLEAIVTVVDGCSALYLAEEYTIFLDQIRSADVILLNKVDRMHEEEIVAVEQFLYENNRCAKVIRTIQCDVHPHTLSNALHATTAQIASLVAEEDEVIHTHLHDNLSSIKLSVAHVLNKERFESYLQHLPSTVFRVKGIVQFENEPTQSVVQYVNGTYEFVAQHEDQVNEMFLVYIGKHMDKLYLQAPV, from the coding sequence ATGAATCTTTTAGAACTCTATCCCTCATCGTTTGATGGCTCATTTGAGGATTATCGGGCGTTTATGCGCTCTGTATTGATTAAAGGCTCGTATGATGGGATGTTAAAAAAGCTTACAGGTTATAAAGGGATGTATCTGTGCCAACAGCCTAAAGAGTGTTGGACGTTGAAGTTTGATCAGTTTGAAGGCATTTTTGGGATGGTTTTAGTGGAGGTCAATGAGGGATTTGGGACGTTTTACCTCTACTATTTTCCTTCTCCAGATGAGCCGCTGCTGGATAAATGTTCTTTGAGTGAAGCGTTGGTTGCACACGATAAAGATTACCGTGAAAAGATACGCTCTTTTGCCTTGTATCCTGAGCTTTTAGAACAGTTTTGCATCGGGAGTTTAAGCTTACATGTAACGATGGCATCGCAGAGTTTACTGCTGTTTTATGAGAGTGTTTTAAGAGAGCGTGTGTATGCCAAAGAGGGGGTTTTAACCAAGGATAAACGCTATGTCATTGAGCCTGAGGGATTGGATAAAGATGTGCCTTCGTTTCGTTTGTTGCTTCCCATTATGAATTTTCTCAACACCACACTTTCTCGCATTGCCACAGAAGCGCCTTCGTACTTTGAGCTGTTTAAAAAACGAGAGAAAAGCATGATGTACGATGGCAAAGGGGTTTTTACATGTAAAGAAGATGCACCTACGCTTAAACTTTTTATCGCTTTGGGATATGGGGATGACTCCTTTGATAGCTCTATGGAGCAACTTTTGATGGGACGGCATGTGGAGGTTATGCATGAGCGTATGAGCCTCAATGCCTTTTTGCAAAAAGCACCGTGGTATGACCTCTCTGAGACACCTTTGGGGAGTATCGCACGCACTTCTAGTCGTGGTGTAAAGCCTAAAATGGTGGTGGTCACAGGATTTTTAGGTTCGGGGAAGACGAACTTTTTACAAAATTACATTGAGTATGAGACGGAGAAAAACCGTTTTGTGGGGATTATTCAAAATGAGATAGGTAAAACGGGGTTGGATGGGAAGTTGGTTGATTATGATTATTCGCTGGTGGAAATGGATGAGGGGTGTGTGTGCTGCTCTTTGGCAGGACAGCTTCGAGCAGGGGTAAATACACTGATGAGTAAAACCTATCCCGATACCATTTTGCTAGAAACCACAGGGGTGGCAAACCCTTTTAATCTTTTATCGGAGCTTCATGAGCTTGAAGATGTGGTGGATTTGGAAGCCATTGTCACGGTGGTGGATGGGTGCAGTGCGCTTTATTTGGCGGAGGAATATACGATTTTTTTAGATCAAATTCGCTCAGCTGATGTCATTTTGCTTAACAAAGTGGACAGAATGCATGAGGAGGAGATTGTCGCGGTGGAGCAGTTTTTGTACGAAAACAATCGGTGTGCGAAGGTGATTCGAACCATTCAGTGCGATGTCCATCCCCATACACTCTCAAATGCCTTACATGCCACCACTGCGCAGATTGCTTCATTGGTCGCCGAAGAAGATGAGGTGATTCACACACACTTACACGATAACCTCTCAAGCATAAAACTGAGTGTCGCACACGTTTTAAATAAAGAACGCTTTGAGAGCTACTTGCAACACCTACCTTCGACTGTTTTTCGGGTGAAAGGAATCGTGCAGTTTGAAAATGAACCCACACAATCGGTGGTGCAATACGTCAATGGCACCTACGAATTTGTCGCCCAACATGAAGACCAAGTCAATGAGATGTTTTTGGTGTACATCGGAAAACATATGGATAAACTCTACCTTCAAGCGCCAGTGTAA
- a CDS encoding DEAD/DEAH box helicase — MQTFESFGLHQDILKAINEAGFTEPSPVQAEAIPLVLQGHDIVAQAQTGTGKTAAFGLPTMSMIDANQNRVQLLVITPTRELATQVSDELYSLGRFCGIKTVTIYGGSSYSRQIGLIEKGASVIVATPGRMLDLLKNGRLPGFAPKMVVLDEADEMLDMGFLEDIEEIFTYLPKERQTLLFSATMPEPIKRLASKILHEPKFVSITPKDHTTNEDIEQLYYVINEYERDDAMIRLLDALEPEKSIVFCRTKKEVDRLSTQLMAVGYAAKGLHGDMEQNQRESVIKAFRSSQIEILVATDVAARGLNVADISHVFNYHMPFDPESYVHRIGRTGRAGKKGTAITLVTPIEFHSMQRIGKKVGSKIEHRIVPNLRDVKENKLIKIADDIKNAELNENASKLLAILEEEMDMSQIALKLLSNLLKENTPVGPDKIGLDKKTLESVVKNIEERENSRGGRSGYRGNSGGRSSGGYRGSSSGSRDGGSYRGTSSGSRDGGGYKGSNPRDAGSRDSRPPRGDSAPRGESRNPFAKEGSSTGSRDGGGYKGNRDTDSRPPRAPRTDRPSAPRSDAGRAPKTAPRNAYKKD; from the coding sequence ATGCAAACATTTGAATCCTTTGGTCTTCACCAAGATATTCTCAAAGCTATCAACGAGGCAGGCTTTACAGAGCCAAGTCCCGTACAAGCAGAGGCAATTCCTCTCGTTCTTCAAGGTCACGACATTGTCGCACAAGCGCAAACAGGTACAGGTAAAACCGCCGCGTTTGGTCTTCCAACGATGAGTATGATTGATGCCAATCAAAACAGAGTCCAACTTTTGGTCATCACCCCAACCCGTGAACTTGCCACCCAAGTCAGCGATGAACTTTACTCATTAGGTCGTTTTTGTGGCATTAAAACCGTAACCATTTATGGTGGTAGCTCTTACAGCCGTCAAATTGGTCTTATCGAAAAAGGGGCAAGCGTTATTGTTGCAACCCCTGGTCGTATGTTAGACTTACTTAAAAATGGCAGACTCCCTGGTTTCGCCCCTAAAATGGTGGTTTTAGATGAAGCCGATGAGATGCTAGACATGGGCTTTTTAGAGGATATTGAAGAGATTTTCACTTACCTTCCAAAAGAGCGTCAAACCCTACTTTTTTCAGCAACAATGCCTGAGCCTATTAAACGATTGGCGAGTAAAATTTTACACGAACCAAAATTTGTCAGCATCACGCCAAAAGACCATACCACCAACGAAGACATTGAACAACTCTATTATGTCATTAACGAATATGAGAGAGACGATGCGATGATTCGTCTTTTAGACGCTCTTGAGCCTGAAAAATCCATCGTGTTCTGCCGTACCAAAAAAGAGGTTGATAGACTCTCCACTCAACTGATGGCAGTCGGTTACGCAGCCAAAGGCTTACACGGTGATATGGAGCAAAATCAACGTGAGAGCGTTATTAAAGCGTTTCGTAGTTCACAAATCGAAATCCTCGTCGCAACCGATGTTGCCGCACGTGGTTTAAATGTTGCGGACATCAGCCACGTTTTCAACTACCATATGCCATTTGATCCAGAGAGTTATGTACATAGAATTGGTAGAACAGGACGTGCGGGTAAAAAAGGTACAGCAATTACATTGGTGACACCTATTGAGTTTCACTCTATGCAAAGAATTGGTAAAAAAGTCGGCTCAAAAATTGAGCACAGAATTGTGCCAAATTTACGAGACGTTAAAGAAAATAAGCTCATTAAAATTGCAGACGACATCAAAAACGCAGAGCTAAATGAAAATGCGTCAAAACTTCTTGCTATTTTGGAAGAAGAGATGGATATGTCTCAAATCGCACTGAAACTTCTCTCAAATCTTCTCAAAGAGAACACACCCGTCGGTCCAGATAAAATCGGTTTGGATAAGAAAACCTTAGAAAGTGTTGTTAAAAACATTGAAGAGCGTGAAAACAGCCGTGGCGGACGTAGCGGTTATAGAGGAAACTCAGGTGGTAGAAGCAGTGGCGGTTATAGAGGAAGCTCTAGTGGAAGCCGTGATGGCGGTAGCTATAGAGGAACGTCAAGTGGTTCACGTGATGGTGGCGGATACAAAGGCTCTAACCCTAGAGATGCGGGAAGCAGAGATTCCCGTCCTCCAAGAGGGGATAGCGCACCACGTGGTGAGAGCCGCAACCCTTTTGCGAAAGAGGGAAGTTCAACAGGTTCACGTGATGGCGGTGGCTACAAAGGCAATCGTGATACCGATAGCCGACCACCACGCGCTCCAAGAACTGATAGACCTTCTGCACCACGCAGTGATGCAGGTCGTGCTCCAAAAACAGCACCTCGTAACGCTTACAAAAAAGATTAA
- a CDS encoding ArsS family sensor histidine kinase → MRKISIITLISTFFALCLVVINIALALEYKRQKSELSYFAFQRFVMAVRLLKDVPLERFNEHLKPLHVKISSMPTQTLHDRGEVLLEDPLFEMMRYEKKLYFVPKKDLPPPPPPHAFGGFGMPPPPLPIRLVHEKIVLEDEGLFSPYRVWILGGVINLLMLLFFGVVLKKLLRLRHLKSAIEHVGDAQTFQAIGVESEDELGEIATEFNHAVEKIHHLKEARTLFLRNILHELKTPIMKGKIVCHSLENVKHQSQMERIFERLETLLEEMVKVEKLSSNEWVLEPKAYRMIDVLDHARDLLLCDASRIEVHSEEFIPLILIDFELFATALKNLLDNALKHSTQKVDVVIEEGMVSIESVGEAIAKEKMDFSRPFNRAVESSSAGLGLGLYIANAIVVKHGFALEYLHVKGKNCFRIRF, encoded by the coding sequence ATGCGTAAAATTTCTATTATTACCCTTATTTCTACTTTTTTTGCGCTCTGTTTGGTGGTGATTAACATCGCTTTAGCGCTAGAGTATAAGCGTCAAAAGAGTGAGCTAAGTTACTTTGCGTTTCAGCGTTTTGTAATGGCGGTACGACTTTTAAAGGATGTTCCTTTGGAGCGTTTTAATGAGCACCTCAAACCTTTACATGTAAAGATAAGTTCCATGCCCACACAAACACTTCATGATAGGGGTGAAGTGCTTTTGGAAGACCCTTTGTTTGAGATGATGCGTTATGAGAAAAAGCTCTACTTTGTGCCTAAAAAAGATTTGCCACCACCACCGCCACCGCATGCTTTTGGAGGGTTTGGGATGCCTCCACCACCTTTACCTATACGTTTGGTGCATGAAAAAATAGTGTTAGAAGATGAAGGACTCTTTAGCCCGTATCGGGTATGGATTTTGGGTGGGGTGATTAACCTTTTGATGCTGCTTTTTTTTGGCGTGGTGCTTAAAAAGTTGCTTAGATTGCGCCATCTTAAAAGTGCCATTGAACACGTGGGCGATGCACAAACCTTTCAAGCCATTGGCGTTGAGAGCGAGGATGAACTAGGAGAAATTGCTACGGAGTTTAACCATGCGGTGGAGAAGATTCACCACCTTAAAGAGGCTCGCACGCTTTTTTTACGCAATATTTTGCATGAGCTTAAAACGCCGATTATGAAAGGTAAAATTGTCTGCCATAGTTTGGAAAATGTCAAACACCAAAGCCAAATGGAGCGCATTTTTGAGCGCTTAGAAACCCTTTTAGAAGAGATGGTGAAGGTGGAAAAGCTAAGCTCTAACGAGTGGGTTTTAGAGCCAAAGGCGTATCGGATGATCGATGTGCTAGACCATGCGAGAGATTTGTTGTTGTGTGATGCGAGTCGCATTGAGGTGCATTCAGAAGAGTTTATTCCTCTCATTTTAATCGATTTTGAGCTCTTCGCCACCGCCTTGAAAAATCTTCTGGACAACGCTTTGAAGCACTCCACGCAGAAGGTGGATGTGGTCATAGAAGAGGGGATGGTGAGCATTGAGAGTGTGGGAGAGGCGATTGCCAAAGAGAAGATGGACTTTTCACGTCCGTTTAACCGTGCGGTGGAGAGTTCTAGTGCGGGTTTAGGGCTAGGGCTTTACATCGCTAATGCGATTGTTGTGAAGCATGGCTTTGCTTTGGAGTATTTACATGTAAAGGGAAAAAATTGTTTTAGGATTCGTTTTTAA
- a CDS encoding EF-hand domain-containing protein: protein MTVGSSSLYETYLSYGSTTSSSRSSSSDFAEALLTSMDSDSSGSVDSAEFSSAALALSISDESAISSAFSSLDSDGDGTISQEELSASLSESSNMVAGSMPPPPPPPSSSESEDTGYTQEELTAMAEDVGSSDSNLASLLASVVENFDAADSDGDGKVTAAEAMAYQQSTSESTENAEASNVASSGMMPPPPPPPSSSESEEEDTGYTIDELTAMAETAASTDSNLASLLESVIENFDEADANEDGKVSSAEAQAYKESTKAESIGTEDVASSSSEEESLMSALLAQIVSRYSTQTSLSGSSFNLSA, encoded by the coding sequence ATGACCGTTGGTTCAAGTTCTCTTTACGAAACCTACCTTTCGTACGGTAGCACGACTAGCTCGAGTCGCTCTAGTAGTTCAGATTTTGCAGAAGCGTTGCTTACTTCTATGGATTCTGATAGTAGCGGTTCGGTTGATAGTGCTGAGTTTAGTAGTGCCGCTCTAGCACTCTCTATCAGCGATGAAAGTGCTATTAGCAGTGCTTTTTCATCGTTAGATAGTGATGGAGATGGTACGATTTCGCAAGAGGAGCTAAGTGCTTCACTTTCTGAAAGCTCAAACATGGTTGCTGGAAGTATGCCCCCACCTCCGCCACCACCTTCCAGCAGTGAGAGTGAAGATACAGGCTATACACAAGAGGAACTGACCGCTATGGCGGAAGACGTTGGCTCAAGTGATAGCAATTTGGCTTCCTTGTTGGCATCTGTGGTGGAAAACTTTGATGCCGCAGACAGTGATGGTGATGGCAAAGTAACCGCCGCTGAGGCGATGGCATACCAGCAATCCACCAGTGAAAGCACTGAGAATGCTGAAGCAAGCAATGTTGCAAGCTCAGGCATGATGCCTCCACCTCCACCACCGCCTTCAAGCAGTGAGAGTGAGGAGGAAGATACGGGTTATACCATTGATGAGCTAACAGCGATGGCAGAAACCGCCGCATCTACGGATAGCAATCTTGCTTCTTTATTGGAATCGGTCATTGAAAATTTTGATGAAGCCGATGCGAATGAAGATGGCAAAGTAAGCTCAGCAGAAGCACAAGCGTATAAAGAGTCTACCAAAGCAGAGAGTATTGGCACTGAAGACGTTGCTAGTAGCTCCAGCGAGGAGGAGTCTTTGATGAGTGCGCTTTTAGCACAAATCGTCTCACGCTACTCTACCCAAACCAGCCTTTCAGGCTCATCGTTTAACCTAAGCGCATAA
- a CDS encoding phosphopantetheine-binding protein — MVDMITLKEILIRNLKLEDMTPEDIDDEMPLFGEDGLGLDSVDSIELVLTIDKEFGIKIVDSKEYQTIFATVKSLLDFINAAK, encoded by the coding sequence ATGGTTGATATGATAACACTCAAAGAAATTTTAATTCGTAACTTAAAACTAGAAGATATGACGCCTGAAGATATTGATGATGAAATGCCTTTGTTTGGGGAAGATGGCTTAGGATTAGATTCGGTGGATTCGATTGAGTTGGTGCTCACGATTGATAAAGAATTTGGTATTAAAATCGTAGATTCTAAAGAATATCAGACTATTTTTGCCACTGTAAAAAGTTTGCTTGACTTCATTAATGCAGCAAAATAG
- a CDS encoding winged helix-turn-helix domain-containing protein, with the protein MLEALLGTKNRELTLQYLLVFNEGYAREIAKYFDVSLPSIQNQLQHFEANGLALSKMSGRTKVYFLNPRYAFLEELTALLVKARSYYKPELKEKFEMQRKRPRRVGKPL; encoded by the coding sequence ATGTTGGAAGCACTTTTGGGCACAAAAAATCGAGAACTCACCTTACAGTATCTTCTTGTATTTAACGAGGGATATGCACGAGAAATAGCAAAATACTTTGATGTCTCTTTGCCCTCTATCCAAAATCAATTACAGCATTTTGAAGCGAATGGTTTGGCGTTGAGTAAAATGTCGGGTCGCACCAAAGTCTATTTTTTAAACCCTAGATATGCTTTTTTAGAAGAATTAACGGCGCTACTTGTTAAAGCACGGTCTTATTATAAACCTGAATTAAAAGAGAAGTTTGAGATGCAAAGAAAACGCCCCAGAAGAGTAGGTAAACCTTTATGA
- a CDS encoding DNA adenine methylase yields the protein MNYIGSKAKLLAFLEHHILALINDTFEGKIVCDLFSGSGVVGSFFAQKGAVVLSNDREYYSYLLSKAQLQTGVLEGVEADFQALNALSPVQGWLYKHYSKSSGRSYFSDENAQKIDALRQGIEAYKEDEERYTYLLASLLHSADAVANTASVYSAFLKNLKSQACEPVCLKPLFYTPSFAAHQVFCEDANALISKLKGDILYLDPPYNRRQYGANYHLLNTIAHYDTFVPKGKTGLRAYASSRYCKATTALVALEEIVQKADFSYVVLSYNDEGLLSHESIEKMMKKYGNFSFVQIPHHRFKAYHNKARKSLIYEYLYLLKKA from the coding sequence ATGAACTACATAGGCTCCAAAGCAAAACTTTTAGCGTTTCTTGAACATCACATCCTAGCGCTCATTAACGATACTTTTGAGGGGAAAATCGTCTGTGATTTGTTCTCAGGCAGTGGGGTCGTGGGAAGCTTTTTTGCGCAAAAAGGGGCAGTTGTTTTAAGCAACGATAGGGAGTATTATAGTTATCTTCTAAGTAAAGCGCAGTTGCAAACGGGCGTGTTGGAGGGCGTAGAGGCTGATTTTCAGGCGTTAAATGCGCTCAGCCCTGTGCAAGGCTGGCTTTATAAGCACTACTCCAAAAGTAGTGGCAGGTCTTATTTTTCCGATGAAAATGCTCAAAAAATCGATGCCCTACGTCAAGGCATTGAGGCGTACAAAGAGGATGAAGAGCGTTACACCTATCTGCTTGCCTCCTTGCTTCACAGTGCGGACGCTGTGGCAAATACCGCTTCGGTTTACAGTGCCTTTTTGAAAAATCTCAAATCTCAAGCCTGTGAGCCTGTGTGCTTAAAACCGCTTTTTTATACGCCAAGTTTTGCGGCTCATCAGGTATTTTGTGAGGATGCTAATGCGCTGATTTCTAAGCTCAAAGGGGACATTCTCTACCTCGATCCGCCTTACAATCGCAGGCAATATGGGGCAAATTATCATCTCTTAAATACCATTGCGCATTACGACACCTTTGTTCCCAAAGGCAAAACAGGGCTGAGAGCTTATGCAAGCTCACGCTACTGTAAAGCGACCACAGCGCTTGTGGCGTTAGAGGAGATTGTTCAAAAGGCAGATTTTTCTTATGTGGTGTTAAGCTACAACGATGAGGGGCTTTTGTCGCATGAAAGTATTGAAAAAATGATGAAAAAATATGGCAATTTTTCCTTTGTTCAAATCCCGCATCACCGTTTTAAAGCCTACCACAATAAAGCACGTAAGTCCCTAATTTACGAGTATCTCTATCTTCTTAAAAAAGCTTAA